CCACCGCTTCGGGCACCACGGCCGTCGGGCTCGGCAGCGGCGCCCACTCCGACTTTTGGATCACCGGCATGGCCGAAAAGGCCAACACCAACACGCACGTCGGATTTCGCGGTGGTGAGCACgcctctttctttcttcgtttctttttttttttttttttgagggaTCATATACCGACATGCAAATATTAATACTGTCGCTCAGACCGAGCCCAGGTGGATGCTTTCCACGCTGCTGCGGTCAAGGccggtggcaaggataacggGGCCCCGGGACCGAGGCCGCACTACGGGCCGGCTTACTATGGCGCGTTCGTGATTGATCCTGCTGGAAACAATGCAGAGGTTGTCTGCCACGATGCACCTGCAAATTAGGCCGGCCCGCTTGCGTGGAAAAaccagaagaaaaaaaaaaaaaaaaaaggcgccCGCCGGGTGTGAAAGCCTAGGCTGCCGAGACATGAAACTATTGACAATATAATTCATTGATGACTCTTGAGC
The Pyricularia oryzae 70-15 chromosome 1, whole genome shotgun sequence DNA segment above includes these coding regions:
- a CDS encoding glyoxalase/bleomycin resistance protein/dioxygenase, translated to MPIDHVGIQVAETDLATTVAFYTAALAPLGYKEMMRFPTASGTTAVGLGSGAHSDFWITGMAEKANTNTHVGFRGDRAQVDAFHAAAVKAGGKDNGAPGPRPHYGPAYYGAFVIDPAGNNAEVVCHDAPAN